The Nymphaea colorata isolate Beijing-Zhang1983 chromosome 7, ASM883128v2, whole genome shotgun sequence DNA window AGACCTTTAATAAAATACAAACATGATCTAGACATCCATAACAGAGGAGAAAAATCGGATCCAACACTGACCAGCATATGAAAATGAAACCATGACCAATCATCTTGGAGCTATGGCCCAGTGTACCAAATCAACTGTTTTAGATCAACTGAGTACTACTTGAACAGTTGAACGGTACTCAGAAGAGAGTTTCTGCCACCTACAAATGCAAGAGAAGGATGTCTCAGGAGCAGTAGAACCGATAATGCAGACCTGTTTTTTGTGTTGGTATATATTCACTTCAGTGACTGACCGACTAAACAAAGGAGTAGACAGACAGCTTTGCAATTAGAATTGAATTAGCCAAGGAAATTCAGGTGTAGTTTAAGATAATCCATTACCTGAACTGAGCCAAAACATACCACACCCTTGTATAAATTGAGTTCCTTATTCGACATGTAAAGATTGCCAACAGGCCAGATCTGGGACCTCTATATGTACTAGACGtcaagtcaaaatttgatctcgtacaataaaaaataatgtaactGTCAGGTCACATCTGATCTATCTGCAAAGCTAGTCCATGGtttaaaccaacaaaaaattgtGGACCTTATGGTGTTTTACATAGAGAGTTTACGGCACCAGACCTTTTCTGTCCCTCTACATGCTCCTCTAATACGAACTCAGCAGTACAATCTTTACTGCAAGGGCTAGTGGGTGTCAGATCTCATTCAGGCACCATGCACAGTCAACCACCTTTACCACACCGGACTCATTTGCAGCAGCAAGACCATCACGTGATCGTTATGAACGAAATGGAACAAAAAGTAGCTATCGTTTGCAGCACTGAGCAGAAAAGCAGGACACTTTCAggaacactaaaaaaaaaaaaaaacagatggcACCTTGCAGGCTGCACATGAAGCGCCTTTCAATTTTGTCAAGCTCGTTCTCACAGCGTGAGAAGTTTCAAGTCTGATGATGAAAGTGATGAAGAAGGGGATACCACCGGTGACTTGATGCATGGACAGTAAATGCCATTTATTGCTCAGATGCGCAACTTTACTGACAACCAGTGTTCGATGAGCAAGTACCAAGCCAAAAGGTCTCACCCTTTAATTCTAAGCCGAAAGAGAACACCAATAAGTGTTTTTTAAGTTGATACAAGAGATGCTATTACCCAGTTCTAGTGCAGATCAATGAAGAGACACAGAGAAAGTGAGATAATGCTTACCTACAGTAAACAACATAGGAAGAAAGAAATTCTTCATTCTCTCCTTATTTATTTGATCATAAACAACGGGGGCGTGTTTGTAGCTTGGTTACATTACTATCTCAACATAATAATGATACAACAAAATCTTTCTAAAAGAAATATAAGATGGAATTGATCTAGTCATTCACCAGGTTCtatttcttcaacaatttccCTCATCCCCAATTTATCATCACAGCTCCGCCCCGTTTACAGCTCCAATTCATGCACTTTTGCAGTATTTGTTTTCAACGAAGAAAAGTAAGCAATTAAAGCAACCGGAAGGGGTAAACTGAGGAAAGGAATCAAGACATACAAGAGAGGCGCCATGGTAGTGAAGAATACTGCTAAAACTAACTGGATTTAATGGGTTTCTGCAGAATGGCGCTCAAGTAGACCTCTCCATACTTCGCCCCCCCGACATCCGTCTTGTTTCCGGTGACCCACTTGAGTCTCCGGTAGCCCAACTTCCCGATCAGCGGGGCGTACACCTTGTTCAGATCCACGGCCTTGCAGAAGAAGTGGTCGATCCACAGAATGCCACCCCCCCGGAGCACGCGATCGATGTCGAAGAAGAGGAATTCCATCGTCGTCACCGGGATCCATCGGTTCACGGCCCGATCGCAGTGCACCACGTCCATCATCCCGTCGAACAATGGGAACCGCTGCTGCATCGTCAGATGCAGCGGCACCAAGCCCCTCAGAGCCATCACCTCGTTGTAAGGAGCGCCCAAGTCAAGCGTCGTAGACACCACTGTGACGTTCCGCTCCTTCATCCGAGCGGCGAAGGTTCCGGTGCCGCCGCCAATGTCGAGACCGAGCCGGATGGGTCCGGAATTCGCGGCCTGGACGTACTTGAAGAACACGGGAATGGTGAGGCCGGTGGCATCGGATTGCTCCATCCATTTGGGGGAGTCAATCGAGAGATCGAAACCGGGCCGGCCAAGTCGAGTTAGGCAGTCGAAGGATTTGCAGGTGAAGCGCGACCACCTCACGGCGGCGGCGGGCAGGGAGGAGGGGAAGGGATTAGTGGGTAGGGAAGAAGGGGATTTAGGGGCAGTCAGCGAGAAGCAGCGGCGGCGGGGAAGAGGGAAGCAGCCATGGACCATGAGGCTCTCGGCGAGATCGGCGTCGTCGGGGCAGGGCTTGAAGGCTGTGTAATTCATGAAGCGGCTGAGAAGGTCAGGGTGGCTTTGGCAGGCGGTGCCGACAGAGAAAGGAAAGATGTCCTGCTCCGTGACAACAGAACGGCCGAGCGGAAGGCGCCGCTCGGCAGTATAGCGGATGAGTTCGGGAGGGATGGCGGCGTTACCGGCGGCGGATGCGGCAGAGGCGTGGCGGGCGGCAAGGTGGGTGATAGTAGCACGGATTGTGGAGAGGTGGCGGAGAAGGTGGTCCGGGACGGGCGGTGCGGGTGGGTTAGGCGGGTTGCGGATGGAGGCGAGGTGGTAGAGGGAGAAGATGTTGGTGGCCACCATCGCCACCAGCAACAGCATGTTCAGACCCATCCCCACCCCCagccccatctctctctctctctctctctagaatttGAGATCTGGGAGCACAGTGAGCTCTGGGAAGCCAAGTGAAGGAGAAAGAGACTGAGAGTGGGAGTGAAAGGGAAGTCAAGCCCGCGTTAGCTGGGATACAAAATTTGTTTGTGGTTTTCTGGGCAAAAGAATCTTTTCTTTCCACGtggcaaataaaaaatgaagcagCTTATTTTTTAAGTTGTCTGAAAATTTACGTCACGGTAACACTCAGATGAGAGTGACAGAGATCTGAGAAATGGTTTCCCAGACGTTGTTTACAAACATGAGATTTGTTTACTCATGGAAAAATAGGACCAAAATGCGTGAGTTGGGATCCATTAAGAAGTCACATGCAATCTCTCATCTGCATGTACCTTTCGAATCTCACTGCGAAGCCGCCAAGGTTCAGTTCTTCAAAgtcatttcttcttccttaaGTTAATTCTATTGATTGTTGACAATTTGTTACAGCGTTCCTTGTCAAACACGCCACACCAAGATCACCAAAAAGATGGCTTCGAGCTGCGCAGGTGCTCGGATTGGCAGACTAGTGAGAGTCTGACCGATCATTAGTTCGATTTTCATGAGTACTATTTATTTACATGGTGACAACGGTATACAATGAGTCCACTCAGACCCCCAAAGCAGCCGAAAAcatgagaaagaggaaaacaCTTCAGCCTTGTTAAATGCGTGTTTGAAAGATGCATGAATTACATTGGGATATGTTTGAAAGTATTGGATCTGAGGTCAGACTGAAATCCACTGCTGAAGCGAAGATGAATTTCAAACCGCAGAGTTGGGATCGACACCATGTTATAACAACAATGGATCTGTAGTCGAGGAGGGATTACGGTTCCACAGTTTAAGATCTGAGGGGGATGATCTATGGTAGCCTTGGATCTCATGTTTGACGCTATCaaacatataaattcaaaaatatgaagTCACACTCTCCCCCTTTAAGTATAGATGCATGAATTCAAGGGTAATGAGGACcataaacttgaaattttgaaatcaggagtttgacaaaatcatgaattttaGGTATTCCATGTGACAAATCAGACAACCGAAATTGAGATCCGGTGGAATCAAACACCTCCAAATTAAGGATCTTGGCACTAGAACACAAAAACCCAAGAATACTCGTTAGCGTTCCAGGTGTTCCATCTCTCGCTATGAAGTACCTGGAGTGAAACAGAATTCTCAGTCCGGAGCATTCTGTTCACCGTCAAACAACTTCTCAAACATAAAGAAGGCAAATCTAAAAGGTTTTACCCACGTGGGTTTCCGTAGAGCATATGCAAATAGAGCCCATTCATTTAACTTgagtcaacttgggttcagttATATGAGACATTTTCATGAGATTCAGGTTACTATCTCATGATCAATCGAAAATTTATTAactaacattaaaaaaaaaaattctgactctgCCCTAGTTTTACCACTTAATTCAATAAAGTTGGGTCTCGatatattttaaacaaattcGATAAATATGTCTCTAAAACTTTATAGTTATTCCTCCCCCCCAGGTAGCATCAACACTCAAACGATTTAAGTACGTCCCCAAACGAGTTAAACAGAACGTGGAGGCtgagaaatgaaattttgtacCAAAATCCAACGGCGGAAACATGGTTGTGGGCAATTATCTACACCAGCCTATAAAATTAGCTTTATTtatacatttatattttattttttaatttttttgttttcttacatACGTGTGCcacttcaaatttaaaatttacaaaatggCGTCTTTTAACAACAAATTTCTTGTTCTACCAAATATTTTGCCAACATATAGAGGATCTCTAATACTACCGCTGATTCGGCCTCATGGCGGTGGAATATTTAAGAGCAAGTTGTTCATGTCCCTTGAACCTACCCTAAAGATTGAGATAGATTTGTGGACTATGGTGACATAGTGTCCCATGAATGTACTCTTCCTCTTGAAATCTAATCAATCCGACTGTAAAGAACAGTTGCCACAAAGGAAAGAGCCTTATTCTTCACATATTCAAACTGGACTCCCACTTTGGCTGCCACATTTCACACTCAATCCACCTTTTATCTACATATGCAAGGGAAACACCACCTACCCTTTTGATTCATTTCTAGCCAACACAGTGCagtcttcctcctccctcctccatctttccctctttcccttcttttaagtttattttcttcttcttcttcttcttcttcttcttcttctgcctgCAACAGTGAATGGAACAGTGTTTTTTCCTTacgttttttgttgttttttttttaccattaacAGATTAGTTGGTCGTTGTTGTGGTTGAAGAACGTATATATGTGTCAGGTCTTTTCTGTTTGTTGGTCTTGCAACAAGAGCGACATCTGTGGACTTCTTAATCAAGTTCTTTCCCAAGGTCTCTTTGAAGAAGCGTGAAGCAAAAGAGGAGTACTATACTGAGAGGATCGGAGGCAACTTCCACTGCAGAAACCCCAACACTTTTCAGATCGTCTCTGTACGTGGCTGCTCTCTCCTTCACTTTCTTCACGTTGTACGCCTGCATGAAATACAGCAGGAGACCCACCATGAGAGCAGCAGCTTCACTCTTTTTCTTGGTTGGAGAGCACCCATGAATCTCACCATGCTCATAATTGGGAGGATTCTTCTTCATTGGAGTCGGCTTTGCTAACAATGGATGTGATCTATTGAATCATCCTATTCCACTGTCTTCTTGTTCCAAATGTTTTTCTCTGTTGTGGACTATACATCTTCTCTAGACAGATCTCTCCTTTATAGTCCAAATGTTTTGCCTTCTTGTGGATTATACAACGTTTTCTCTAGATAGAGATCTGCTTGCAGTTTCCACTGCTATTAGTTAAGAtgaaatatgttttcctttcgtaGCTATCAAGTGAACATATATTTGAGATGCTTTCTACATTAATCGCTACATTATTCAAAAACTTATTTGTTTTTCCGTCTTGACTTTCTTTTAGTATGAATGTGTTTTCGTTACTCTTGGTGCAACAATTTGTCATAGAGATAACCCAATTAGTCTaactattttttgtgttttcttagATGAATAGCTTATTCAACATAATCTGTGTGAATTATcaattatcaaaatattttctccaaggaaATTAATCTTCTTGCAAGCTTTTGTGCATTTGATCATTGTCTATTTTAAGGTTCAGCTTGCACGATGTGCATCTACGTTATAATTGGGATTTTTTTCTATGACCTGAATGTAATAATTAGcaattttaaagagagagagagagagagaggcagagggATGTTCTTGTGGCTTTAGGTATTTGACCTAACAAGCAAAAATTGTCATATTAATGAGATTAGACACCACTACCCAATCAGTTTAGCTACTGAGagggaaaaatatgataaacttCAATCGCAAACTTGGCTGGAATTTAGGAA harbors:
- the LOC116257478 gene encoding probable methyltransferase At1g29790; this translates as MGLGVGMGLNMLLLVAMVATNIFSLYHLASIRNPPNPPAPPVPDHLLRHLSTIRATITHLAARHASAASAAGNAAIPPELIRYTAERRLPLGRSVVTEQDIFPFSVGTACQSHPDLLSRFMNYTAFKPCPDDADLAESLMVHGCFPLPRRRCFSLTAPKSPSSLPTNPFPSSLPAAAVRWSRFTCKSFDCLTRLGRPGFDLSIDSPKWMEQSDATGLTIPVFFKYVQAANSGPIRLGLDIGGGTGTFAARMKERNVTVVSTTLDLGAPYNEVMALRGLVPLHLTMQQRFPLFDGMMDVVHCDRAVNRWIPVTTMEFLFFDIDRVLRGGGILWIDHFFCKAVDLNKVYAPLIGKLGYRRLKWVTGNKTDVGGAKYGEVYLSAILQKPIKSS